The nucleotide window CCTCGTTAGGGCAAGGGGGATCCTCTTGCCTGGGACTTGAAAACTTAATTAAACAAAGACTGTACAGCATCAAAGGGATCTTCTGCCTGTAGGGGGATGGACAGACAGatctgatgatttttttccacgTGCTGTTCTCTGTTATTTACCGGTACCAGGAGTGTGGGCTCCAGAAGGCTTCATGCTTCTCTAATGTAAAaattgattttggttttttggactgggtttttttttcccccctaactGCTCTTAGCCTAACAGACTAAAATTCACATGAACTGTTCAGTGCAGCGTGTGGAAAGAAAGACACCGCCCTGTTGAGAGGAAACTGTTTGACCACACTTGGATGGTAAATATAGTTCCCCTGAGCTGCTGGTGAAGCAGCTGCTAATGAATAGCCTGCTCTCCCTTCCTGGCCTCCCTAATTGGGAGATCAGAGGAAATGACACCTGGCAGCAAAGCCGGTGGCCACAACCACATCACTTGGCAGTGTGGGGGCCATCACCAGCCCTCAGCCCCGGAAGGAAGGAGCCAGCAACGGCACCGCCTCGGTAGCCATTTAAAGGTGAAATTCAGCTCCTTGAGAGGGCAGGTTCCAGGCTTCCGCTCCATTTGGGTGCTTATAGCGCTTCTGTATCACCTTTGGGGACAGTCTCGTGCAATCCAGAGGGGTGAACGTCATTGCGTTTGTGGGGGGTAGGCTCCGGGGCCAGCACCTAGGCTGTGTGGGCAGTTCTAAATCCTGGCCCCGAATCCACTACGTACTGCATCATCTCAGAGAGAAGTCCCATCTTCCAGGGGATTAAAATTAGAGTTGAACAACAGTGAGTCAGGCTCACTGtttgaattttccattttctgatttCAAGCCAGATTTACAGACACGCCTGAGACTTACAGCTCTGTCTGAACACAGTAGCAAGGGTGAGTGTTTTGTCCTGCAAAACCTGCCCTGGAGCCAACCCTGGGGCTGACTCTTTCCTTCCCAAAATAGTCTCCAGatggaatattttctgtgtgcaaAACAAATTCGGGTGAAGCTGAGACAAAGCTTCCAGccccttgtgctgcttctgtaacGCCCAGCGGGCTGTCTGAGCTCATCCCTGGTTTGACAGCGTTGCAGTATGCCCGGAGAAGTCTGCTGAGAACCTCGActgagcagaaacaaaacaaaaggagggGTAGCCCCCGGTGCCATGGGGCCTGCCTGCCCTAgagaggagctggctgggatCTGCCCCTGCAAGAGGCGAGTGCCGCCGCCGGGCACACACACCTTGGTTTGGCTGGGCCGGGGAGGAGGCAGGCGGGTGGGTGCTGTGGTTCAGGGGCAGCCCTAAATCCTGCCCGAGAAGCAGGGGTTACATGGGAATCAGCTGTCTTGTCCCCAGACTGGAGGGCTTTATGCTAGAAGGAGGGCCCGagcatgacatagatggtatagaataaggggtggatgctgtcctggtttcggctgggatagagttaattcttttcctagtagtgggcatagtgctgtgttttggatttagtatgagaataatgctgataatgcactgatggtttagtttttggtaagtagtgcttatgccagtcaaggacttttcagcttcccatgctctgccaggggcacaagaagctgggagggggcacagccaggacagttgatccaaactggcccaagggctgttccataccatacggcgtcatgggcagtatggaaactgggggggttggccggggagcagcgatcgctgctcgggaactggctgggcatcagtcggcgggtggtgagcaattgcattgtgcatcacttgctttgtatattattgttatcattattatcattattgtattgttattatccttactattttactttatttcaattattaaactgttcttatctcaacccaggagttttctcactcttactcctccgattctctcccccatcccaccagggcagggggaatgagccagcggctgcgtggtgctgagttgctggctggggctaaaccacgacaggtgCCCATCGCTGGTGTCTGTAGGACCAAGGTGGGGTTTCTTAAAGGGCCAAATTGGCCAAGAGCTGGTCTggatttcttatttctttccagTGCCGGCAAATGGCGTGCTGGCCCTGAGGGAGAGCGGTGTGTCAGTCTGCCATGCAGAGGTCATGGGGCTCCCAGCACGGGGTGTGGGGTTGTAATCAACACCCCGCCCGCAGATGTGAAAGATGCAGAAGGAGGGGGGACCCCAACAATGGCAGAAGGCTCACACCTGGAAAGATGTGGATGAAGGTTGAGGAGCTAAGAGTCCACAAATGACGTGTCATGCAGGTAAATGGACTTCTTGCTGAATAATCCCAACGTGCTTGAGTCTCGGGGACATGCTGTGTCCCTGCGCTGAAGGCTGAGTGTGTCTTAGTTTAGGTGTGTGATGTGTAGATTGCAGTCTCTTGTTTCACTCTCCCTTTACTTAAGGTCTGAGGCATAGCTAAAAGCTTTCACAGTGTAGAAATTTATACATTTTAGAAGTGAGAGAATAAGGGACGGGGACTGGTACCCTGTAAACAGCCCTGTCGTGGCAGGAATAAGCTTATGCAAACTGGTTCTAACATATCTAAAGATCAGACAAGTGTAAGTCACTGTTTCTTTAGAAGATAGCCTTCATCAAGATTAGTCAATTGGCAGGATGTGAAAATGGGTTGAATCCGCAAGATCTTCACAAGCAGCCAGCTGAGGTATGACTACATGCGCTCAGTTTTCTGACTGAAGCAAAGGCCTGTCCCCTCAGACCAGTTCCTGTTGTGTGTGCGTAATGACATTTCCTAGCAAAAGACCTTTCTGTAGATATAATCGTGCCagtaaataagtatttttgCTAATGTCTAGTTTCACTTGAGGAGCTAAGAGATCCTGTTGCTGATAGAAGTCCTCTTCAGTAAATATTGTCTGTCTCCCTCAGTATCCCTTAAATTTGGCTCACGTGGCTGAGGTTTCTTCCAAACCATAATGGCTAGAATATGTTCATTTTCTTACAGAAGATTTAAATCTCAGAAACCATGACAGCAGCTTGAATATAACACCTTACCTCATGTCAGTGTGGTCATGAATTCTGGTCACATAGGTAACTGTGCTCCACTGTAATTGTGCAGGCACTGAAATTGTGCCTTTTCAATCTAATCTGGGCCCACCTGTTTAAAGTagatctggttttgtttgtaagGTCAGTGTTCTTCCTTTTAGGGAAGATCCCACAGATGTAAAAGTTCTATACATCTCATAAATACTGGACACAAATGGTATTTTCTTACTGCAAAAGCAAGAGAGTTGCAATGCAGCAGGATTTTTCAAACTATCTTATAAACTTGGAATAAGGATGAAAGTAATGTAAAACGATGCAGCTTTCCTGTATGTATACATGTAGACATATATAGTGACGCTCAGAGCTGATTCAGGGTATCATCTTTCGGAGAACAATCAAAACGCTGACTTTAGAATTACTGCAGTGTTgtgtggctgtgctggggcatCCTAAAACCGACTGTGGAAacaggttggggtttttggctGAATACAGTTGCCTCTGTTCTGTCCTCTGCCTTTTGTCACGGTTATGTGCCACGTTTAGTTTCTTTATAATGccaaaagcaaactgaaaatggATTATGTTTGGATGACGTGCTTTTTATGGTATGTGATTTATAACGCACGGTGATGGGCCTGAGCCTGTGTAAGAAGTGCCTTGACTAGAACAGGTAGCGTGTCCTAGGAGAGTGCTGAATGCCCTGTTTACTTTGCAGGAGGTGAACCTACTTCTAAATAAATCCTTTGTTGACAAGTCTGTcatctgtaattattttcttatgtcATGTGTAACTTCGGTATGAAGTTAAAAGATTGTTAAGATTACAAGGTTGTCCGAGTTGCTCTCTAATGAACgtttggtgtggttttgtttctttttgtaaaatatcCATTATTGCAAAACTTAAATCATGTTTCAAATGTACATTGTGTGATATGAGGCAGGGTCCAGTTAATGTTGCAAACGCCAGTCGAGCGTGGGAAATCGCCATCTCAACGAAGCCGTAAAGTGAAatggctgaacagccccaaGTCAgcttcaaattatttcctttgtttgGGTTGCCTCAGGAGATTAACCATCAGCTAATTTAGATTACAGTGCATTAGATTAATTAAAAGCAGGTAACTGTCAGAAAGCTGCACACGTGATAAAGATACTTTAGAGCATCAGTTACCTCAAAATCCTTGTTTTTCTGTCCCTTAGCCAATTTTGACACTTGGGAGGATTTTACTGTGAAGAGgctcttaaaaataatgagggatgctgaaaaagatttttgaaaattcTAATTAATTATACCAGCTGGTTGTCTTTAATTccagtttggtttgtttgttttttttttacatgctgGTACAATTCTAGTAGACTGAGGACGCCCCATCCTCTGCACAGTTCCTGCTTGGAAAACACAGTTCACGTGCATTATTTTGTACTCAAAATGCCTTATCACATATAATATTGCTCAGCATATTCTTAATTATACTTGTACCAGCTGAATTTGTCTTGTCTTGGCCCAAGTCAAAAAGGTAAAGTCTGGATTAAACACGACCTACGGATATGGCTGCAGAGCGACATTTTGGGAAGTTAacgcagcagcagccctggatGTGCTTCTCACATTACTTGATAACCCAAAATGAGATGTTTGTTATCTAAGGCAACCCATCTGGagcaagttatttttttaatgttaaaactCATGTTATATGTCCTAGCTAAATGAATGAGAGTTTAGTAAAGCACGTCACACCACTAACAATGCTGTCCGTAACTAAAATTGCTCGGTTCAAATCCTCCAGTTTTCTACTgagtgctgaaaaaaaatcacttccctCTTCTGTGCTGCAGTATGCAGAAGCCCAGATGTAAAATTTACCAAAAACTATGGGTTAGCACCGCTTTGCTCAACACGTTTATTTAAAGCCCCTGCCcgtggggagaaatggctatTAGTGAATCGAAGCTTTCATCCGTGTAGAACCCTACCTGATGAGGGGATGCTGCTTAAAAAACACGGCCTGGATGTATCCCACTGGGTCAGAGAGACGtaacaagaacagaaaacctttttcctttttagccAAGAAAACAGCCTCCTTGCGTGTGCTGCCGTTTCCTGATTTCAGGGACCCGAAGTCTCCCCTCGATCACCGGTTTCTAAAGCGCAGTTTTGGGCGAGAGGAGGGGAAGGCCTCGGCGCGCGCCGCTGCCGCCGTTGCCGCTGAGGAGGAGCCCGCGCGCCGCCCTTTGGGGCCGCGCGGAGGCGGCGGGACGAAGCGAGCTGTCAATCAGTGGAACCGCGTCCTATGATTTGCTGCCGGGTAGGGTCACGTGGGAGGCGCTGCCCATATATAAGGGCGGGTGGGGTAGACGCTCGCCGCCATTTTGTCCAGTGAGGAAAAGCGGAGCGGGAGTCTCGTTGAGGGTCGAGTCGGCTACGAATTTAGCGCGGGCTCCCTTCGCGCGCCCTCCCTCTTAGCATCGGTGAGGATCTTCACCTcggagggcgggggggaggcggcaCCCGCGGTCTCGGTGCCCGGCAGGGCGGATAGAAGCGGCGGGGCCCGGTGGCGGCAAACAAAGAGCAGCCGCCATTTTGTAAAGCTGGGCCGCGGGCGGTGGCTGCCGCCACGCTGAGGAAAGCCGGGCGGGGAGAAGGCGGGTAGGCCGCGGATCGCCTTGAAGAGTCCGCTCGCCGCCTTTTCGCCGCGGCTGTGGCCAGTGAGGCGAGGTGCGGCTGGGCGGGAGGTGCCGCGGGGGTGGTGTGGCGCCTTCCCGCCCGCGCCGGGGGAGCGCTGGTTCCGCACGCAGCGCTGAGGAGAAGCTCCGCAGGGATTCCTGGAGCGCTCCCGGCGTATCCTCTGCCGGAGATGGCGCTGCTTCTCCCCCCCAGCATGTGCGGCTTCCCCCGAATCCCGCTCCGAGAACAATGGAGCCCCTCTCCCGCGCAGCGCTCCCCCTGCAGGCCCGGCCCCCGCTGGGAgccaggggcaggggagaggggcgCAGAGAAACACCCCCCTTTCAGAGTTGGGGGCCTTAAAAGTGGACGGAATAACCTGAAGTAGTGAATTTTAATCACGATTACGATGTAGCAGCTAGCTTTTGTGTTTAGTTTTAAACACtcatctccccccaccccctgccccttccaCACGGGTTAATGTCTCTATCATGTTCAGATCATAGCGCTGTTAAAGTTTCTAGGAAAAGCAACCAACAGGATTACTTCCCTTGTAAGTGAATAAACACTTGCCGTGTGTTAAATATACatgagcttttttcttttgtcctagCAATGCATCGTGACTCTTGTCCGCTGGACTGCAAGGTTTATGTGGGTAACCTTGGAAACAATGGCAACAAAACTGAATTAGAGCGAGCTTTTGGCTACTATGGACCACTGCGCAGCGTATGGGTGGCGAGAAATCCTCCTGGTTTTGCCTTTGTGGAATTTGAAGATCCACGAGATGCAGCTGATGCAGTAAGAGAACTAGATGGAAGGTAAAATGTGCTTCTTGTGCATTTGGCTTGCCTTGGGAAAATAAGAGGAATTGTGGGTAGCAATACAGTTTAATTTGGGAAGCTTCAACCGGCAAAACCAAGGCCTTGACACATTTGTTGTGCAATATTTATTTGTACAGTGGTATAAGGGTAGTCTTAATAGTGCAGGAATAGTATCGGGATGgttaattttacattttggaGTGGGACTCCCAAGTTAGACATGACTGGCACCTCTTGGTGCCATTAGTTAAACTCAAGATGGTGTTAATATAAAGAGGCAAAACTGATTCTCCTTGgtcccttctctgcctgctttaATAGTATGGCAGGCTTTCAGAAGTGGCCAAACCTTTTGTCTGTTGTGCTGGAGTCTACTTTTTTTAGACTTGTAATACTGCGTACTTTGATTAGTGTGTATACACGGAATGTGTTTCCCCTTCTTGTCTgatccttttccctctcttgaTTCTGTAGGTTTTCTGCATATGCAGACTTGGCCCTAGACGTGCTAACTGATgtcggtctcttttcccagaACCCTCTGTGGGTGTCGTGTCAGAGTGGAGCTCTCCAATGGTGAGAAACGGAGTCGGAACCGTGGTCCACCTCCATCCTGGGGCAGGCGTCCTCGAGATGACTATCGCAGAAGAAGTCCTCCTCCTCGTCGCAGGTACTCCAGGTCAAAGTACGCTCATAGACCTGTTGGCACTGTTACCATTTAGCATCCTAGAAGcaggctttttaaaagcatgttgaTGGATAACATTCATCTATCTGATCACAATTTGGAGATGgcaaatgcttaaaaaaaaccaaaccccaaaaccccacaaaatcgAGGTGAACTTAAGTTGTGTTGAATGTTGGCTTTTGTCCTTAGGTCACTGTGCAAGTTGGTAGTCAGCGCCCTCTGTCCTGGACTTATCCTCGTTCCTCCTAAAATCTGCTCATCTTCTAGTCACACTTTGCCTTTCTTCCCCATACTTCAACTTAGGCTGTTCCTTTCCTTTATTCCATAATGGCAAAACATGACATACAGCAGCTTAGCATTTCCATACAGATGTGTTTCTCCACTTTGTTTgcacaatttaaatatttttccaagtaGGCAGCTGTTTAATAATAGATCAAGTAACAGTTGCTCTAAACATCTAGAATCTTTACACTTTAGTGTTCGTTTGGAATTAAAACATCGTGTGACGATCCTGTCACTTGAGGTTTGCAAACCCCGCTCTAAAATATAGCAGGATTTTTGGTAACTGACACGTTCTTGGACCCAGACTAGCTTGTCTGGCAGTTTAAGTCTGCAACGTGGTTTTTGCAGGACTGAATTTACCTGTTGCAGGTGAGTGAGTCCTCACAAGTCAGGGTTTCAAGCTTACCCTTTTGCTGTTGAAAGATAACACAGTAGGAGTATTTGTTAGCTAATAGATGGTTGTACTGATggcttgtttttcattttttttatgctttttggTCCAtctattaataaaaatgaaccCGTTACAGAGTCACCATCATGTCTCTTCTCACCACCCTCTGAGTCTGCATTAGCCAGTCAACTAGCCCTTTCAGCGTCATGTGACCAGCGCGCCCCATTCAGCTTGGCTGGTGTCGTTTCACATGACCCAGGCATGGCCAGTCGTCAGGTTGCACCGCCCTTTGGTTCCCGAGCATGCTGTTTTCTCTCAGCCTTCTCTCCAACCTTAACCAAATCGGCAGCAGCCACCTCGACCGCCCACACATTCCCGGCCAATCAGCTCAGCTGTTTATTTACCAAATGTCTTCACAACAACTACAGCAGCAGCCTTCGGCTaacaaaaaagcaggaaaaatccACAACACCCCCTTCGCCAACCAACTAAATACAACGCAACATCTGGCAAAACCTTTTCAGCAAATTCTTCTTGGCAGTCAGTCCGGCAGCCTCACCTCACCATTTCTAGCTTGTTGAAACCAAAAACTAGTAAGTTTTTCCTGCTTATACAGTTTACTGCTGGTTAAAATAAGGAGTAAGCGGCTTATAAGTAATTACTTTTCTCAATCAAAGGCTGGCTGTGCATAATTGAGTGGTAACGTACATATGTTGCTTGAGAAAACTTTTAAGGGTGATACGGAAGCTCTTACACTGTGAATAATGTAAAAACCAGTATATTTGCATGTGAGATGCCAAactaaatttttaataaagctcTAACAAACCTAGCTTTT belongs to Pelecanus crispus isolate bPelCri1 chromosome 17, bPelCri1.pri, whole genome shotgun sequence and includes:
- the SRSF3 gene encoding serine/arginine-rich splicing factor 3; this translates as MHRDSCPLDCKVYVGNLGNNGNKTELERAFGYYGPLRSVWVARNPPGFAFVEFEDPRDAADAVRELDGRTLCGCRVRVELSNGEKRSRNRGPPPSWGRRPRDDYRRRSPPPRRRSPRRRSFSRSRSRSLSRDRRRERSLSRERNHKPSRSFSRSRSRSRSNERK